From Populus alba chromosome 16, ASM523922v2, whole genome shotgun sequence:
GGAATCAAGTTTTCAAATGGTAAGCGCTCTATGATCATACATACTAGCTCTTATGAAAGAAATTAAGCAAGAACTTCCATAATTTGAAATAACTGCAGAAGGTTTTCTGTGTAAAACTCTTTGGCGATATAACTGTACAAAAACTATCTTCCAAATGATATCACAAGACTTTCGCCTAAaaccaaaatgaagaaaaatatgaacaaaaaGAAGTCTGCAATACCTAGAATATTGTCAGAAGGGAGCAATGATCTGAGATCCAAAGAACACAGGGCCGAATCATCACATAACTTGCGAAGTCGTGAAACTAAAAAAAGCACAAATGAATAGCGGCTGCGTAGtctatcaacaaaaataaagtaatcTACAAAATCCTTGGAACTTGATTCCATCCGATCATACAGCTCACGTTCTTCTCCAGAAAGTTGTAAGGAAACTGTCTCTACAGTTTTAGATGGCAATCCAATTAAAAGCTTGTCTTTTATTCGCCGCAGAGAAATGGTTGCCATTAAAACCTGTAATTAATGTttataagaaaatcataaaaatgtaaaagaatCCAGATGAGTGGCACTACAAGAGATCCTGGATACTGTAATCCTAATATTGCAGAATGCATTTGTCTATTCCTTTGTCAATACACACAAAATTTCAGAGTGCAGGAATTGAATATAATCAGCAGCATGATATTACCTGCAGTAGATTCTCATCCCCATCAGCAAGTGGTCTCTGCAACAGGCCTTGCCAGTAGCGTTTTATAGAGAGTGGATCTAACTGGAGAAAGGCCATCagggaaaataaatcaaacaatccATTCTGGATATGTGTTCCTGTAACAGCCCACCTCCTCCTAGCAGTAAATTGAGTGACTGCCCGACTTTGCCTGGCATTTGCATTCTTAATCACATGAGCCTCGTCCAAGATGACTCGCCACCACTCGATCTTCATCAAAGGGCACCGCATGCGTCGAAAGCACTCAGCAGTCAAGGTTCTATATGTGGTCAACACTATATCATATTTCTTAAGCTCCTCAACATCCTTCGTCCTGCTGTTTCCATAATACTTGTACAGCTTGAGGGATCCTTTATGAGTGTGTTCCTGTAGTTGGCTTTCCCATGTTGAACACACTACAGAAGGGCACACAATTAATGTTTGCTTAGGAACCAAAGCACTAGAAGAGTCATCAGCCATGTCCAAAGAACTTTCTTTCGTATTGTTACCCAAAAGGGTATGTGTTTTTTGTCCTCCAGTGCCCTTTCCCCTCACTAGGCCACCCCTCTTCTTCCCACTAGAAACAGACATTACCGTATCCCTCTTACCTGTTGCTTCAGGAAGGGTGCCAACCTTatcaaaagaaatcaaagaaagaaaagtgagaGTCTTTCCCAATCCATGATCATCAGCAAAAATCCCACCATGCAAAGGGTCCGGTCTCCTATCCGTTTGATGCATTGTCAAAAGATTCAGATACGACCCATCTTTCACCTCCCAAAAAGGGGGCAGCTCATCAGACTTCTCTTTTCTCACCAACCACCACAGCCCCTCCTTTTGATGATCAAGAAGTTTAGCTTTAATCACATTCTTTGGTGGCTCCAATGTCCCCAATTTCTCTATCATATTCTTTTCTTGAACCCCCAAGCCCTCGTATGCCCTGAAACTTGGACCAGGTTGATCACAAAAACACAAACTATTCTGCAAAATCCAATCTTGAACGTTCTGTGTATCATCTGACTTCGAAAAGATTTTAACTAGACAAGGCATAGAACTATCATATCGATTTCTTGAATTAGTCACCTCACcttcaagattaattttttgaagatCGACTAAAGGAGATAAAACCTTAGCAACTGGAATATGAAGGTAACCCACTTCCACAGAACTAGAATTAAAAACCTTAATAGCTGACTTATCATAAGGGCTTTGTGGATAACGTACCAACTCAAGCAATTCGTGGTCATTGAATTCTATAGCTCCGAGGCCTACAATTTTGGTGGTAATAGAACAAACAAAGATGGTATCATGCAAGCTTTGTTGTGAAGAAGAATATCGCCGATCTTCAAAAGTAAACGAATCTTTCCAAGCATCAAGAATCATGTTCaggctttcatttttttgttcacCTTCTCGAATTTCTTCTTGTGAAGTACTCTGACTATCATCAGAAGGAAATGAAACTGGTTCCTTTTGACCTTCTTCCATGAGAGAAAATGTAAGAAAGATCCtgtcttttcttgtttcttctttaGTCTGTGAATacagagagggagggagggagaggtcttgttgtttttttagagaATGTGAGGGAGGTGGAGCCGttatatttgattgaatggTAGGGCAAAAGCGCGGGAGAGAACGTATTTTTcagtttgcttcttcttcttcttcttctcgggGGAGGTCACTCATGGAGtctatttgaaattgtgatatCGGTGagagtttaaaatgttttttaattaaaatatatatttttttatttttttaaaattatttttaacatcatcacatcaaaacaatatgaaaaaatatatatttttttattttaagcaaaaaaatcaaaatttttaaaaacacggtgCAAATCGTGTTTCCAAACACCTTTTAATCACAGTTGATAAGGCATAAAATGTGTAATGAATTGGGCTTATTTGGAACGGGTTTTGAGCTCACTCATTTTAGAGTAGGTTGGAGTTAGTTGAGAGAACATCCTTTTTAGTTTGCTTCCTTCTACTCTTGTTTTTAAGCATGATACTTTTACTGTTCAATGTGTAATGGATGATATCTCACACATCGATgtagattgaaataaatatattttttaaaaaaattaatttgatttttaaattttttttgcacaataaatcattttaaaccaaaatttataccaaattactttttttttttaattaaaaaaaattaattgaaagacaagataaaaaagaaaaagaaaaataggtgGGAACTTCGAATTTCATGTGAAAACTTCATTTTAgtccctttttattttcaactaatAGGTAATTGATCCATTTAGTTGTtgtaaattcaattttagtacaaaattttatttttctcattttccagTCTCTGATTTGTTTAAGGAGAAAGAGAAGTTGTCGGATTCCGGTGTAAAAAAAAAGTCGCCCTTAACACTTATTCTAACCACCAAAATAGCTGAAATTGGTGTCAACATGTTCCAATTAACGAAGGAGGTTTTATAATGGTTCCTTTGAACctcaatattttctaaaaaaagacaGATATACATTCagaatgaaaaattttattcggtttgatttttttgactTGGACTGCCTTTTGGATTTATCAGGTTGAAAATTTGGTTTGTAGATGTTCTAAGAGTGTTTGTATGATGTTTTTAGGTTGAACAaggttgaaaatgagtttttttggtAAAGAATCCATAAGCTCGATTTTCCAAGCACTACAGTTGTGGCTAGAATTTGGGTTGGCAAATAACATATCATCTGCCACAACAGGTGACATGTTGTctgctaaaaaaaattcatctacccctttaaatgagagaaaaaaaaaaataaatcgggTATGAGCTTGAATGTCCCATGCGTCTAGGCTATTCCTTTCAAAAGCCTAGGGTGTTGGGTTATATATTTGCATGCCTAagctcttctttgtttttttttttttttttttttaatatatatctagtttaattagaaaattatgaaaaaaaaaaatattgaactcaGTTGAGTCCATAACCTAAATTGCAGGTTCAATGGGTTAAGTCACAACATTcgggttattattatttttttatttagtgcaTGTTTTGCCcctcaattaagaaaaaaagcaatctcaccctttattattttagatgaaaaaaaaaatataatttcactcTTTGTTATCAAtgatctttcttttctattttagttCCACATGCCTATCATGATTTCtctgtaaattaaaaaaatatttcatacaaaaaaGTTCTCATCAGTTTAATTGtcgtataaatatattaaataaaaaataatatttgggaTAAACAATTTATTGTCATATACCTACAGAAATAATGCCAGCAAACATTACCAGCTTTAGATATGGATTCAAATCACTTTCATCTAAAGTCTAAATCATGGCAAGGGTTTTCCAAAAGCTCACATCACACAAAGCTTAACACATTAGCAGTTATtatgaagatttaaaaagaaaacctcAACCTCCCCAGATCAAAATCAGTCAAAATCTGCCtggataaaaacaaatcatgttttagttaaaaaaaaaagggaatacatt
This genomic window contains:
- the LOC140954723 gene encoding putative SWI/SNF-related matrix-associated actin-dependent regulator of chromatin subfamily A member 3-like 1 encodes the protein MEEGQKEPVSFPSDDSQSTSQEEIREGEQKNESLNMILDAWKDSFTFEDRRYSSSQQSLHDTIFVCSITTKIVGLGAIEFNDHELLELVRYPQSPYDKSAIKVFNSSSVEVGYLHIPVAKVLSPLVDLQKINLEGEVTNSRNRYDSSMPCLVKIFSKSDDTQNVQDWILQNSLCFCDQPGPSFRAYEGLGVQEKNMIEKLGTLEPPKNVIKAKLLDHQKEGLWWLVRKEKSDELPPFWEVKDGSYLNLLTMHQTDRRPDPLHGGIFADDHGLGKTLTFLSLISFDKVGTLPEATGKRDTVMSVSSGKKRGGLVRGKGTGGQKTHTLLGNNTKESSLDMADDSSSALVPKQTLIVCPSVVCSTWESQLQEHTHKGSLKLYKYYGNSRTKDVEELKKYDIVLTTYRTLTAECFRRMRCPLMKIEWWRVILDEAHVIKNANARQSRAVTQFTARRRWAVTGTHIQNGLFDLFSLMAFLQLDPLSIKRYWQGLLQRPLADGDENLLQVISCC